The DNA window GCGCAGGGGGGCTTCGCCGTGCTGCTGGGCCCCAACGGTGCCGGCAAGACCACCCTGTTCTCGCTCATCACCCGCCTCTACGACCGGCGCGTGGGCACGATCCGGGTTGGCGGCTGCGACGTGCGCGACCTCTCCACCGCGGCGCTCGGGCAGATGGGCGTGGTCTTCCAGCAGCCCACCCTGGACCTGGATCTCACCGTGCGGCAGAACCTCGCCTACCACGCCGCGCTACACGGCATGAGCACCCGCACGGCAAGGCGTCAGGCAGACGAGCAGGTGGAGCGGCTCGGCCTCGGCGACCACCTGCGTCGCCGGGTGCGGGAGCTCTCCGGCGGGCAGCGGCGGCGGGTGGAAATCGCCCGCGGCCTGCTGCACCGGCCACGGTTGCTGTTGCTCGATGAGCCCACCGTGGGGCTGGACGTGGCCTCCCGCCGGGGCATCGTCGAGCACGCCCACCGCCTCAGCCACGACGATGGTGTGGCGGTGCTGTGGGCCACCCATCTCATTGACGAGGTGCACGCCACGGACCAGGTCATCGTCCTGGACCGGGGCTGCGTGCGCGCCGACGGCGGGGTGGCGGACATCCAGGCCGCCACCGGCACGGCCACCATCGCCGATGCGTTCGACGTGCTCACTGAAGCGGGGCACGCATGAGCAGCGTTATCGCCTACGCCCACTGCATGCGCGGCATCCTCACCCGCGAACTCATGCGATTCGTGCACCAGCGCAGCCGCTTCATTGCTGCCCTGGTGCGGCCGCTGGTGTGGCTGCTGGTGTTCGCCGCCGGATTCCGCATGGCGCTTGGCGTGGCCATGACCGAGCCCTACCAGACGTACATCCTGTACGAGGAGTACATCGTCCCCGGCCTGGTGGGCATGATCCAGCTCTTCAACGGCATGCAGAGCTCCCTGTCCATGGTGTACGACCGTGAGATGGGCAGCATGCGCGTGCTGCTGGTGAGCCCGTTTCCGCGCTGGTACCTGTTGCTGTGCAAACTGCTGGCGGGGACGCTCGTCTCCATCGTGCAGGTCTATGTGTTTCTGGCCATCGCCTACGCGTACGGTGTGCAGGCGCCGCTCGGCGGCTACCTCTACGTGCTGCCGGCGCTGATCGTCACCGGTTTCATGGTGGGGGCCCTGGGGTTGCTGCTGTCATCGTTCGTGCGGCAGCTCGAGAACTTCGCCGGCATCATGAACTTCGTCATCTTCCCGATGTTCTTCATCTCCTCGGCGCTCTACCCGTTGTGGCGCCTGCAGGAGTCCAGCGTCATCGTCTACCAGCTGGCGTCGTGGAATCCGTTCACCTATGCCGTAGAGCTGATCCGGTTCGCCCTCTACGGGCACTTCAACACCACCGCCGCGCTGATCACCGGCGCCGTCGCCGTGGTGTTCACCGG is part of the Aquisalimonas asiatica genome and encodes:
- a CDS encoding ATP-binding cassette domain-containing protein, whose translation is MSVAVAPAGADPALEVADLDFSYSGKPILKQVGFSVAQGGFAVLLGPNGAGKTTLFSLITRLYDRRVGTIRVGGCDVRDLSTAALGQMGVVFQQPTLDLDLTVRQNLAYHAALHGMSTRTARRQADEQVERLGLGDHLRRRVRELSGGQRRRVEIARGLLHRPRLLLLDEPTVGLDVASRRGIVEHAHRLSHDDGVAVLWATHLIDEVHATDQVIVLDRGCVRADGGVADIQAATGTATIADAFDVLTEAGHA
- a CDS encoding ABC transporter permease translates to MSSVIAYAHCMRGILTRELMRFVHQRSRFIAALVRPLVWLLVFAAGFRMALGVAMTEPYQTYILYEEYIVPGLVGMIQLFNGMQSSLSMVYDREMGSMRVLLVSPFPRWYLLLCKLLAGTLVSIVQVYVFLAIAYAYGVQAPLGGYLYVLPALIVTGFMVGALGLLLSSFVRQLENFAGIMNFVIFPMFFISSALYPLWRLQESSVIVYQLASWNPFTYAVELIRFALYGHFNTTAALITGAVAVVFTGLAILGYNPARGMMTHKAGNGGD